gTTCAGCTGAGGGAAGACCAAGAGTGGAATCTGTAGCTCCGGGCAATGGCTAATGGTTCCACAGGTGGTAGCTACAGGACTAGCATGATAAGGTGGCCTGGTGATATGCAGGGCTTGTGGAAATGCTGGTTGGAGGACTGTGGGGTTTATAATACAAAAAGAGTCACGCTTCTGAGTAACCGGCTGGGGAAGGAAGAATCTAGATTCTAGCCTGAGAAAACCTGGAGATGCTTGCAATCTGTTCTGATCAGGTTGCGTTAGCTTTTCTAGGCTGACGCACCTCCACCGCACCCAAAGGCATCTCAGTGCAGAATTATTTGCTGTCTCCCCTTTTAACTCCAGTGCTCTTCCTGCAGTTTCAGATGGCATCGTTTCCCAAAATAGTACCGCCGACGGGGCGTCTCTTTAAGGTTGTACAAACATGGATACCAGAATGACGGACACCTGGAGGCCCTTCTGGCTTTGGGCCTCTCATTGGTTTAGGATCAAAACGAAGTATCCCAAGAAAATAAAAGTCAGAGGGGAAATATATTTTACTTGCAGACTTCTCTGGGAGACATTTTCTGAGGTTTCTTTGACTGGCTTTCTCTTAAGCAGATGAGTTATTTTCCTTTTAGTGGGacttaaatgaaaaaaaacaacaataacagaagaGTTAGCGATTTCTGAGAGATTTCTGAGATAGTTGCTCCTGCAAGCATTTTCTGTTAGGGGGGGAAATAGATTTCTGTCTGCATTAGCAAAAGCTAGCACAGGGGAGAGGGTACttaattattttgaaagagaGCAAAGGATACCAGTTGCCTGTCTTTAGTGGAGcagttttgcttccttttctataAAATAGATATTTGCATGCAAAGGAAATGCAAAGCTTGTTTTGtagtgagagagagagctcttgCTTCTTAATGGGCTTGGAGGGGGAATGAAGTAGACTAAAATATGGTCAAAGAGAGACACTGATGTTACAGAAGAGAAGCTTTTTATTGAATGGAATGGGAAACCTAATCATTTGCAGCATTCAAATCTTAAGAAAATTCAGACAGAAACAGCAATACTGTAGTGATTCATAAaggcagaggagaagaaaagggtgggtgggaatgaatgaatgaagcagcTGGACCATGAAGAGAGTTGAGGGACCCTGGTGAATTATGCCCCCCTTCTAAATTTCACCCCAAATCTTCCTTGCCAGTGaaaaggctagaaacaggatacAAGCCACtatccttttgaaaaaatacaattaaTCTACAAACTTGTTTAGAATTATTTTACCGCAGTTGTAATAGCAGATTTCTTAATTAAAAAAGGATATTCCTTTCCTATTTCATAAACAGATTCAGGATTTTCCTGCTGACTTGCTTTAAGTTActataaatatagaaataatgTTATAAAACTTATATATGCTTCTGTAACCCATATATCCCTAAATGTATTTGAAGCATTCCTAGAAGTGtaatatttctaaaaataatttaatttaatttatttatttatttgaggtaTATACCACCTGTCTAGCAAACTGCTACTCTGGGCGGTGTATAACAGAAATGAAAAGacaaattatataaaaattaGCTATAACAAACCAAATCTCCCACCATAACTAACAAGATTGGCAGCAGAATAAATATTGCTAAAGATAATACATCTCACATATGTCCCAGTTAATTGGGGAGGACCTTCCCAAAAGCGTCTCTTAAAAAGCTGTTTTGGGAAGCTTCGTATAGGCATGAAGGGAGGTTGCCTGTCGTAACACCTGGGGTATCACACTCCATAAGGACagtgccacagctgagaaggccctgctctGACGTTTTTCGGCCCTCTCAAGGTATCAACACCTGCAGGAGAGAGGTCTGTGAGGACCAGGTCAGACAACCAGTTGAACCTGGCAGAAGAGGTTCAGACAAGTAATTAGGTCCTAAACCTGCAGAGACCTCATTCCCGGAAACCTCCAGGATGCTTTCCTTAGACAAAGCCCTCGAACTCAGATCCAGAAGACTCCAGTCTCTACTGAAGAAGTACAGTCATCTCCTCAAAGAGCCCCTGCAGCTGGAGAAAGCTTGTTCCCGGAAATCTCCTACACGATGTCCGGCCCAGATCCAGAAGATCCCACGCTATGTAGTCACTTCCTCAAAGGAAACCAGCAACTTGCCATTAAAATACAACCACAAACTTATAAACAAGatataaaaaatacagtattgttgTCCATTGACATGCTTGCAACGTGAATGCTGTTGAAGATAATAGTTCAGAAAACGGATCTGCTTTCCGCCACAGCAAAGGTGTGTTCTCTCTCCTGTGTGAgcaaaggcagcagcaagaggcctGGAAGAGGAATTCGGCAACAGCAGAGCTCATGGATATAAATAATCAGGTGGATGTAGAAGGGATACTTTGTCCCATGGACAGTTTTCTGGAGGTCAAGCCTACGTGGTGATTTCTCCCTCTTTTGGAAAAACTTTCTTCATTCCCCTCCTGATGTCCCTCTTGCATGGGAGAATCTAAAATGCAGAACCTTCCTGGCTGATGCTTCTCTGGTTGCAGGAAATGGACTGGAAGGAGGATCATTTGGAGTTTTCAAAACCTACTAGACATTTGGGGGGAAAAGCATCCCCTTTTTGCAGCTTTCCagtgttgtttcttttctctccgaGGATGGCTGCGCTTTGCTTCACCTGCTTGCCAAGAGCCTTCACATAACCTCCCAGGCTTTGTGAAGAGTCCTTGCCTCGCTATCTTCCCAGCTGAGCTTTTGATTCCTTCCTTGCtgcaaaaagtagcttttctgtCCCATTTTACCTCATGATCATCCTTCCTCCCTAGCAAGTCTGTGATTGCTGTCAGCTGTTCTAAGGAGCAGCTTCCTATAATCTCACTGCTGGATGCAGCTGGGCTTCTCTGGGTCAGCAGATCTGATTCCCAAATCTACTTTCTCAAAACTACAACCCAActgttgttaaaaaaaagggggggggacacatttcTATCCCTGTTTACTGAAATGTGCTTGAacaaaatagctcagtggtttaggtctctggctgcggagccagaagccAGGGGttcaattctcccccccccccgtgactccttgacaggggctggacttgatgagccagAGGGCCCTTTccagttctaaggttgttgttgttgatgatgatgatgatgattcagaaacaccaggcagtcagaattataaaaaaaaaccattgacaggtattatataacagatacaagttttgatCCAAAAACCTAAGGATCTGTTAAATTTCTGTGCAAtgtgtatgctgttcttaatattgccaattttttggtagctctgatgtatgttgtgatttctgagatctgcaaccgcTTATAGTAcggtgtgaaatgtcttgattattgttcccaaagccccaatgactacggggaccacggAAGTGTTTCTCTTCCAGAGGCGAGCCGGAATTTTGatttgccaggtctctgtactttgttgaTGTTGTTAATTTCTGCAATATAGAGTCGGTTGAGGAAATCTCTTGGCGATTTTtattcttctcttcttccccctcccctcacgCCGGAACCATATGTTCAGAGCAGCGGGGGGCAAGCCGGACATCTTTACGCGGAGAACCGCCCTCCCCTGCTCCTAGGAGGCCTTCCGGGCGTGGGGGCAGCTTCCGGTCCGCGGCGTCCTTCTTCCCCCCTTCCCCGCGCGCCCCGTTCGCTTGGGTTCCGCCTTCGACCTGCAGCGACGCCAGGCCGGGCGAGCGGGAGGAGCCGCCGTGGGATGCTGTGGGGCCGCCGTGGGGCCGAGGAGACGGACAGGGCGGCGGTCCGGCGGCTCCTGAGAACCGGGCGGGTGGTCAGGTCAGCCTGGGTGCGGTCAgggctggtttgtgtgtgtgtgtgtgggggggagtgtaTGTGTTTGTGGCCGCCGTCTTCCTGAACGCGGACCAGAGCCTCCCCTTGCAAGAGCAGTCTACCCCCGGGGTTCCCAGGCGATAAAGAGGGCAGGAGAGGGACTGGCCACTTCGTCTTTCGGCCATGGGTTTCTGGGAGGCCTTCCCCGCATTGAAAGACCATATTTAAGATCAAAACCGTGAGCATACAAAAGGTGGCAATATATGTATGGTTAAAAGACAATATCGAacactttaaaaaacccacttcaGGACAGAAGGAGTTGCTTAGATCAGtggctctttgggggggggggggagagtcagtCTGTTTGTGGGGTTCCCAGTATTTATTTCTGGATCTTAGGGATTGCAGTTGTGGCCTGCCTTTCCTTGCCCAACATTGCCGCTTCACAACCGTGGCCCAAGGGCTTCGGAGTCACTGGCCAGCTGTGTCACCATTGCACCCCCTTGTCGAAGACGTTGTCATTGACAACACCAAAAATGACACTGTTTAACCGGAGTGTGGAAAGATtgtgttttttggggtgggtgggggtgggaatacaATGCCTAGAATCCCCTGGAGCTGCAGTGGCTGAGGAGTCTGGGCAGCGTAGTCCCACCTTGCAGCTTTCCCAAGCTTCGTTGTTTATTGTGTTGGCGTTTTCGCCCATGCTTGTAAACCCTCTTGGAATTCTGAGTTGGACAGaaagtacagagagagagaaaatgccacTCAAATCTGGTCAACGTTGGTTGGAAACAAGATACTGGGTTATTAGATGGTTATCTTTGTGGGAAGCTTGATCGTTAAAGACTCGTCCTTCTTAGTTCGTGTGGGAATACCCTTTGACTTTTCCATTACTTTGGCAGGAAAAGACGAACGGACATAActgtgtttcctcccccccccctttttgtgctCAGGGGTCAAGTCATGAAGAACTGGGGGGTGATCGGTGGGGTGGCGGCTGCTCTGGCTGCCAGCGTCTACGTCCTGTGGGGTCCCATTGCGGAGAGGAAAAAAAGCCGGAAAGGTAAGGGCGAGCAGGTGCGTGAGAAATAGAGAGCAAAtgaaagtgtgtgggggggttcttGTGAACAGTTTATCTCGCCCGGAAACAATCTCAGAAGTTGTGGACCAGGCTGATTATTCTCTTCCTGTGAGTCTGAAAACCTGTTGAGCACCGTGACCTATATCCTGTTCCCGTTGGCTTGCTTCAATGGTGGATCGCCGCTCCTGGAGGCATCGAGGCATCGCAGTTAACCTTTCTTTTGCAGTAAAAGGTGTTGTCTGGCAGATGCTGTTAGCCACCAAGAACAGTCTCCTAGGGCAGCTCTGTTGTCGAGTTCAATCCACCCACTGGAATGTGGCactcattctgcctttcttgTCTTCCAGGGCTGGTGCCAGGCCTGCTGAACCTGGGGAACACGTGTTTCTTGAACTCCCTCCTTCAAGGATTAGCTGCCTGCCCCTCCTTCATTAAGTGGCTCGAAGGGTTCACCAGCCCTTTCCCGGCCGGACCGAGCGAGACGCCGGGGCGCCAGTCTTTGTCTGTCACTCTGCTCCACCTCCTGCAAGGTGACAGCCTTTTCGCAATATCTTGGCGTATTGACATGGATGTAATAGGACAGGGAGCTGCTGGaccgctcagtggtttaggtgttgaGAGCTGTATTCCTGACGGTGCCTCTTTGGTGGggcttggactccatgatccataaagtctctcccagctctgcagttctaagttggaGATGATGGGTCCCACATTTTTGCCTCATTTGCCTTTGACAGGGCTGTTGGTTTTACCCCTCTGGTTGAAAGCGGTTCTCTGCTCTTGGCTTGGGCAGAGTGCATGCCGCGAGCCCTGTTTCTGAGAAGTGACTCCCCTTCATTCGAACCTCATGCCCTGTCCTTCTCTGGTCTTATCCTGGACGCTGAAACGTTCCCGTTTGGCTCTTTGTGTGTTGCTGTCCAAAGCCCAAAGAAAAATAGCAAAGGACTTTCTTTGTCCTCAGAGAATGGGGGTTTAAACTTGGGAGGTAGTGaatggcttcctttttttttgcattctgcgGTCACCGTGGGCCTCCCTTTCCTATTCAATTCTTTCAGCGTTATCTGGCCAAGAAGAAGCTGAGGATGAGCTTCTGGATGCCAGCTGTTTGTTGGAAGTCTTAAGGGCGTACCGGTGGCAGATCTCCTCCTTCGAAGAGCAGGTGAGCTGCCTGGACAAAGAGGCTTCTTTTTCCAACGtctgttctgtttgcatttactgAAGTAGGATTTCCCTCCCTCACCCCAAAAAAGCAAATACATAAATTGCACTACTGACGGGGGGGAAAAAGGGCAGGTCTAATTCCAGAGACCGGGggaggccttcccccccccatccattgACCACCTTgaaaaatttatatatatttttttgatcCCTAGAAGAGGCCCAGAACACCCTTAAGGGGCTACAAGGGGACAACTTTCCTGTTCTTTACCTCCCTCCGCCTTTTTAGGATCGAGGGTGGTGGGTTTTTCCTTCGAAACCAGAAGTTGCTTtcgaattttttttgttttttttaaaaaagtctcctcCCCTGACCTAAAAATGgcaggttgggggtggggggcagaaacAGGGACACTGTCCGTGGCACAAACTaactttttttgtctgttttaggATGCTCACGAGCTCTTCCACGTCCTTACCTCCTCGCTAGAAGACGAGCGAGACCGCCAACCGTGGGTGACGCCTCTCTTCGATGTGCAATCGCTGGAGGTAAGCTTTGGCCTGGAGGGAGGCTTGGCTTTCAAAGCGCTTCGGGCTGCCAAGCTTGAACCCTCAGAAACCACCCAACTTAGCCCAGAGGAAAGTCCTTCCAGGTTTCCTCATCCGAATCCCATCAAATTCAGTGGTGCTTCCTTCTGAGAAAGCCCGCGGAGGATTGCGCTGTTAAAAgtcctgctttttttcccccttctgtcacCTGAGCATCCTCCTTTTCTCTTGGCAGACGGCCGCGGGGCCTTTTTGCCCGGACATCCCATTCTCTTGGTGTAAATGCTAAGAATGGGAAGGCTGCCATGGGCATTGATCATACCCTAAACCaagctttcttttatttttgcatgtgTGTAGCAGCCAGAAAGGCCCCAGAAGCAAATATGCTGCAGAACAAGAGGTAAAAATGCTCATTTGATTTCCGGTGGGTGGGAGAGTCTTCGTAGTGTTTCTCCCGTTGACGCCCCTTGTTCTCTGATCCATGGTCTTTATAGGCAGTTGGGGATCAGGCTGATCAAACTggcagatatgtgtgtgtgtggagagagagagagagagagagagagagagagagagagagagagagggaacttATATGGCCAGCTTTGCTTGCCAGTAAATCTTTAGGGAGGAAAAAATAAACCCCTTTTCCTGTCCCCTGAGATGTATCTTTTGCCACGAGATGTCAAGGACTGGGCCTTTTCCGAGTGCCTCAGGCACACGCGTGTGTGGGGTATTTCTGGAGCTCCCagtgtgtgcacacgcacataCTTTGGCTTATTTTAGCATTTATTTTTGGACTGTTTATAAACCAGTGTTTTATTGCACAAGGGGAATGCAGTGATGTTGACCCCACTTTGGAAACTGGCCGGGCGATCAGAGTAAAATGTCTTTTGGTCCCTAGGGTCGCCTCATCCCCTCTTGAGCCACTGGAAGCTGCAGCATCCTTTCCATGGGCGATTGACCAGTAACACGGTGTGCAAGCGGTGCAAATGCCAGGTACGCAGGGGTTGgcgggtgagagagagagagagagagacccgatTTGGTCAGTGGGTGAAGACGTCCCCGAACTCTTTTACGATCCCCtagagggggagaggaaggttGGCTGTTTTGGTCCTCCGTTGAGGCTGGTTTGATCTGAACCACAGGGATTCTTTCCCTTCCAGAGCCCTCTGAGGTACGACACCTTTGACAGCCTGTCTCTGAGCATTCCTGCTGCCGTGTGGGTAAGCGCCTCACATTTTGCCTCCTTTTCATATGCTTCACGAGTGCTTTGTGCGTGactcccctctcctccctttgTCCACAGGGCCACCCCCTGACGCTGGACCGCTGCCTCCATCACTTCATCTCCTCCGAGTCGGTCAAGGGTGTTGTGTGTGACAATTGCACCAAAGTAGGTCCTCTGAGTTGAGCGCTGCTTCGGCTGGGAGGGTGGGTGCTTCCGGTCGTTGGGGGTGGATCTGTATTCGATGTACTTTAAAGCCCCTTTATTTTCCACCACCCAATAGGACAGTAGCACCCAGCTCAGTGAGATGATTTTAAGGGAAGtgatctgtttctttaaaaatgcgaGGAAACCATTAGAAGCCATTTCCATTTTGCTGGTGTTGTTGTTTAAACTCTGCAGATCCAGACAGAGGAGAACGGGCGCGGTCACATCCCAGAGAACCAGAGAACCACCTTCGTGAAGCAGCTAAAACTGGGGAAGGTACAACCTGCTTCCCCCTTCCTCTGGGTCTAGTGGCTTCCATTTGGGGAAACGGcctgctctcccccccctgcAGTGTGCATGTCTGTGTATTGCAGAAGGAaaattcctttcctccttttcctgctctGGGTCCTAAACGGGTGGTTCTTCCCTCCTAGCTCCCTCAGTGTCTCTGCATCCACCTGCAAAGGCTGAGCTGGTCCAACCACGGCATGCCTCTGAAGCACAACGAGCACGTCCAGTTTGGCGAGTTCCTCGTCATGGACGTCTACAAGCATCGTTTCCCGACCCAGAAACCGAAGGCCGTGGACGGCATCCCCCAGGCGCCGGCGGACGCCAAAGAGGGTGGGTGATGGGACAAGAGGGCGGGAGTGGTTGGCAGCCTCTTGATGAGGTTCAAAGGGAGCCCAGGTGGGTCACAAAGCAGGAAGAAGGGGGCGGACCAGCGGGCAGATCTGTGGGTCTCCGTTGTTGGTCCTCCTCAGGTTTTAGAGAAGtttttatgtttttggactgcagcatcCAGAATCCCCTAACATtgtccagtggccatgctggatgggTGGGAAGGatggggggttgtagtccaaaaagagagagtTCTGGTCCTCCTCCAGTTCCTTCCACCTCatctctggagggggaaaaaacgcATACCTAGAAGTAAAGACCCATCATCGGTTTTCAAGAGGCCAGGTGGACTTGGAACTCCTGAGGAAAGCCGGTCTGCTTCCCTGCTCTTTCATGGCCAAGCGGAGGCCGTTTTACCCAGGCAGGCTTTGGTGCATCATGGGGCTGCCAAGGAAGGGTCTTAAACGGGTGGGTgctgtcctttttaaaatcagtctcTCTTTTCGTTGGGTTTTAACTCTGTAGTGTTTACAGCCCTACTTTGCTGCTTAGCTCTGTCTCTAATGCCTGAGCGTCTGTGCTTGTTTGTGCCGTGTTTTTAATCGGGAGGAAGGCAGGGTGTAAATCAGAAAGATGGACAATATCTTTAACAGCTGGTGTTTATGAATTTGCACTGGCCTTTTGGAGAGACCCTTTCTAACTCAGACTACGGTGAGTGAGGCCACCCCAGGAGGTGCCACTGCttcaaaaagctgcttttccGGAAAGCCatttccagaatccccccccccaaatcagccTTAGTTGGTTTGCAAGTTGCTTTATTATCAACGTTTCCAAGGGGGTGGGAGAGTAGGGGCACTAAAATCCTAGGATGGGTCTCACAGGTGGCCAGTTCTaagcagccaccccccccccccggcctggatGTGTTTTGTTCCTTGCAGATCCAGAGCAGCCGGAGAGCTGCAGACCTTCTTTCCTCAATGGCACCTGCTCCCCTTTGCTGGTGACCTCCCCGGTGGCTTTCCCGTGTGTGGCCGTTCCAGACTGCAGGTAAGTCCTGACGTTTGGCAGGGCCACGTCACCTCCCCAGAGGAAAAGATggtgatgataataataacattTATTTCTATTGCGCTGTATACCAGTGCACATTCCAATAgccaaaaacagttaaaatacgatttatttatttatttgatttataccccgcccatctggtcttccgaccataACATaaatacaatgataaaaacatacagtaagcaaTTATAGCTATAATAGCAAATAAAATAGATAGTTATAATAACAGTATaataaagtacagtaattctgtctcaataattgcctatttccatggtcagATGCCAGTTTTCTCACATATCTTTGCCTGCCTTGATGGTAAGACACAAGGATGCATCCCCACTACTTTCAAATGCCCTCCCCGGGGGTCTTAACCACGCAGTCTCGTTGCTCGGTGTGGGATAACACCCTCCCCTTGCCCagctttctcttgcttttttctttcccccccagcTCCCCGACGTATCTCTACCGCTTGATGGCGGTCGTGGTCCACCATGGGGACATGCATTCGGGGCACTTCGTCACCTACCGCCGCTCCCCACCCTCGTGCAAAAACCCGCTGGCCATCAGCAACCAGTGGCTGTGGGTTTCGGATGACGTGGTGCGCAAATCCACCCTGCAGGAGGTCCTGTCGTCCAGCGCCTACCTGCTTTTTTACGAGCGCATCCGCTCGAGGGCGCTGTCCCAGCAGCAAAGCGCCGTACTCCGCGCTGAGGAGTGACCTGGACACCCTCCTGCCCTGATCGGGAATGGGAGGTCCTTCTCCAGAGGTCCGTGGGATGCCTCCCCTTGCCCTGTGCAGATTTCTCCGTCCCCTGAACACTCAGCCTGTGCtccggtgacagcagccaagcaCCTCCACCGACAGGACGTGGCCCGAAGCTGGTGCACTAGCCGTGTCCGTGTGTGTCCCTGTGCTAGGGAAAGTATTCTTGTGCGTCTTCCCCTTAAATGTTTCCAGCTGGAGGATTTAAAGCCGAGACCACATCTTCTGCCGTGTGCGTTGCGACGAAGCTCCTTCGGGACCACCTTCCGGAAGGGTTTTGCTTTCGGAACGCGCTCGGCCAGGTGAGCGGCCGTGTAGCACCTTTCGGTGTGCCGAGTACAGAAACGAACCTGTGAAGTGCCTTGACCTCTTAATTTCCAGCCCCACAAGAGTCTCGCCTGCACTAAGGCAAAGGGCTTTCCACGTGACTGCGGCTCTGAAACcccaggaaggagaaaagaggactgagagGGCGCGCCAGGCTGGTCTCCCCGTGgcgtctgtgtgtgtctgtcactCGGCCACCAGCCCCGTGTGTGTGATATGACGCGAGCATGACGGGTAGAAAGGTGGAATTTCGTATGAAGTCTCTCTCCACCCTTGCTGATGATGGTCCCCCTCGAAATCATGTGAATGGTCGATCCCGGTGATTGTGCCCGGTCTTGAGAAGGCAGCTTAGCAAAGAAAGGAGCCCCTTCTCCTGTTTCTCAAGAGATCTACTGCTACCAAATCAACCTCTCTTTGTCTTTGCTGGTTTTAAACCTTCCAACCTTTTTGTACATGTTTAAAGCTGCTAAATATAAACTGTGGTTCTTGTTTCCAAGGGGTTGTGTAcatggggtgtatgtgtgtgcgtgtgtgatcCAGTTTTTCTCCACGGAACCTGGTTTTCTTGCAGCAGAGACTCAAGGAAGGACGCCAGAGCTGTGTGCTAACTGCATGGGTGCTCCCTGTTCAATGTCAGGAGACACCCCTGCATCCGTTTCTGATCTCGGCATCTGCAAAAATGGGGGCCATTTAAGCATCTTGTACTCTGTGCAATCAAAATACTGTGGAATCAAAGGCAACATTTCATTTTTGGATTTATTGGGTTTCTACGCTGAGCTGCTGCTTTAGTGCAATCCAGAAAATCTGGTGCAGGACTGATCTGTTAGTCTTTTAAGGCCCCATTCTGTTTTTGTTACACACCTGCTTCTGGCTGAACATCAGATCCTGGTAATtccatctccctttctccccccgCCCACCTCAAAACATGCTGTGCCTCTTGTCTTCCGCCTGCGTGGAGAACAGAGGTCCAGACTCTGAGGAGGAGGCAGTTCTCCTAGGAAGCCCCAgcctctgccccctccctttcGCCAAGACATCTGGGGTTACCGAGGGGCGTCCGTCCCACTCGGGCTGGCCTGGAGGGCCACCACTTTGCGGAAGGTCAGGTTGATGCGGGGAGCCAGGACCTTCCGGCGGGTGGGCAGGCTGTGGTACCAGTCCCGGTTGGTCGGGAAGTTCATCATCAGCAGACTTCCGTGCTCCAGCAATAGCTTCACCGGCCCCAGGCGGCGCGAGGGGTTCCTGCCGCGGGAAGCCCCGTGCCGGAAGACGAAGTCCCTGGGCGCTCCGAAGGAGACCGAGGCGATGGGGCTGCGAGGGGCCAGCTCCTTCTCGTCGTCTCGGTGCTCCCCCATGTGGTCCCGGCCGTCCTTGTACCTGCGGAGGGAAGAGGGGGCGGTTTGTGAGTGGTGGCCGGGCGTCTCAAGGAGACGGGGGCCAGCTGGAGGCAGCCAAACCCACCTGGAATCAGACCAGGCTTCCTCTCGCACCAGCTTTCCTGGAGGGCTGCCCACGAACAGATAAAAGACCAGAGGGTGGGGGCATGAACTGCAAAAAAGCCTCTGGCAAATAAGTTGCAGCAGCCTTtagggtgccacaagactctcgGGTTATTAGAGAGAACGAGTAAGGTTGGTTTTGCTCCTAACGGGACTCACCTCGGATGTTCTGCTCCTCCCGGGATAACCCTTTAGGGAAATTAAGGGCAGGCACCTTTATGCCCCTCAGGATCACATTTGCTTTCTCtaatatctcccccccccttttgcaggcTGCACCAACCCaacctgtgcacacacacacatacacacatgtgtgtgtgtgtatatatatgagcAGTGTCTAGAGAACAACAGGAACAGGCTCCCAGATTCCACGGATGGGGATCCCACTGCCTGTGGGTGACACTCATACTTGTCCCCAGGAGATGCTTTTCAATGCTCACCAACGACAGCTTCTGTGGACCACCCCCAGCTGACCAAGGATAACACACCGCCCGTGtgtgccccccacccaccccgctctCTACACCCAGTACCTATTGATCAGGACGAAATTGAAGGCGTGCCCAGTGGCCAGCCGGAGGCGGTCCCGGATGCAGTCCAAAACGGGAATCCAGGGCTTGGGCGAAAAGGTGACCCCCGAGTAAGTGTAGGTCAACCCAGGGTCCCCGTAGGTCACCTGCTTCCTTGGGATGTTGTGCCACTTGCCAAAAATGTGGAGCTTGGTCAGTTGCCCTGTTGGGAAGAGGATGGAGAGCGCAGGGCGGATTTCTTGAGCCAAAGGCAAAGGAAGACTCCAAAGGCCCGTGGACTCGAGGGGCCCAAGAGCGCCTCGCGGGTTCGCTCGCTGGCCTGACACTTCTCCCCTGAACTCTAGCTCTTGATGTCTGCCTCCCCTCTTAAGGTTTCACTTTAGTTTTTTGTAAAGCTCTCTCAGTCCCCTGGGGACCGAGATGCCTGGAAGGCCCCCCTCCCCGGTCCTCTTCCTCCATAGACCCCTCTCCTTCCCTTGGGCCATCCGGAGAGCCTGGTCCCACTTGCGCTCCGTCGCTGAGCGGCACTCGCCCCCAGCTATGCAATTCAAGGGGCTTCAACCATTGGGGTCCTGTCACCCTAATGACAGGACCCCGAAAACGAGTGGTTCAGACACTCTGCTTACCGTCAAAATATTCCACTTCCTTTTCAAGTTCCTGGAAGAGGCGGTCGGCCTCGGCTTTGCCGAAGAGGATCTTGTAGTCACAGTTCAGCCCCTCGGCCCGGATTTGCTTCCAAGGAGCATCAGTCGCGGGAGCCGGCCGTGGCttcttctcctgcattccttGGCCCTCCTCGGGGGAGTCAGCGTCCTCCACCTTTGACG
The genomic region above belongs to Pogona vitticeps strain Pit_001003342236 chromosome 14, PviZW2.1, whole genome shotgun sequence and contains:
- the ALKBH2 gene encoding DNA oxidative demethylase ALKBH2; translated protein: MDKFIIRKPSKTTTEKRKRKADGASKVEDADSPEEGQGMQEKKPRPAPATDAPWKQIRAEGLNCDYKILFGKAEADRLFQELEKEVEYFDGQLTKLHIFGKWHNIPRKQVTYGDPGLTYTYSGVTFSPKPWIPVLDCIRDRLRLATGHAFNFVLINRYKDGRDHMGEHRDDEKELAPRSPIASVSFGAPRDFVFRHGASRGRNPSRRLGPVKLLLEHGSLLMMNFPTNRDWYHSLPTRRKVLAPRINLTFRKVVALQASPSGTDAPR
- the USP30 gene encoding ubiquitin carboxyl-terminal hydrolase 30, whose product is MLWGRRGAEETDRAAVRRLLRTGRVVRGQVMKNWGVIGGVAAALAASVYVLWGPIAERKKSRKGLVPGLLNLGNTCFLNSLLQGLAACPSFIKWLEGFTSPFPAGPSETPGRQSLSVTLLHLLQALSGQEEAEDELLDASCLLEVLRAYRWQISSFEEQDAHELFHVLTSSLEDERDRQPWVTPLFDVQSLEQPERPQKQICCRTRGSPHPLLSHWKLQHPFHGRLTSNTVCKRCKCQSPLRYDTFDSLSLSIPAAVWGHPLTLDRCLHHFISSESVKGVVCDNCTKIQTEENGRGHIPENQRTTFVKQLKLGKLPQCLCIHLQRLSWSNHGMPLKHNEHVQFGEFLVMDVYKHRFPTQKPKAVDGIPQAPADAKEDPEQPESCRPSFLNGTCSPLLVTSPVAFPCVAVPDCSSPTYLYRLMAVVVHHGDMHSGHFVTYRRSPPSCKNPLAISNQWLWVSDDVVRKSTLQEVLSSSAYLLFYERIRSRALSQQQSAVLRAEE